The following are encoded in a window of Amycolatopsis lexingtonensis genomic DNA:
- a CDS encoding cellulose binding domain-containing protein: MPRRFAGALAALCLAAAGTTAVLAAGPAAAAPACSVAYRVNQWQGGYTADLTVTNGATALSSWTLTWHYAGTQAVTSAWNATVRQSGTAVTADSLPYNAALPAGGSVSFGLQGTGGGADPTDFALNGVACGDPAPPATTTATTPITLPTTTTSTPPPAGCADTAFCDDFEQQTGGTPGGRWTVGAANCQGTGTVTVDSSVAHSGTRSVKVTGQGGYCNHAFLGTAVTGSGVLYGRFWVRHTTALPTGHVAFLAMRDSTDGRDLRAGGQNRALQWNRESDDATLPAQSPAGVAQSVPLPTGAWSCFEFRLDGAAGQLRTWLGGTEVPGLVVDGVPTADVDQQWLARSWHPAVTDLRLGWESYAGDADTLWFDDVAVGGSRIGC, encoded by the coding sequence ATGCCCCGCAGGTTCGCCGGCGCCCTCGCCGCACTCTGCCTCGCCGCGGCGGGCACCACCGCGGTCCTCGCCGCCGGGCCGGCCGCCGCCGCGCCCGCGTGCTCGGTCGCCTACCGGGTCAACCAGTGGCAGGGCGGCTACACCGCCGACCTCACCGTGACCAACGGCGCGACGGCGCTCTCCTCGTGGACCCTCACCTGGCACTACGCCGGCACCCAGGCCGTCACGTCGGCCTGGAACGCCACCGTCCGCCAGTCCGGGACCGCCGTCACCGCGGACAGCCTGCCCTACAACGCCGCCCTGCCCGCCGGCGGTTCCGTGTCGTTCGGCCTGCAGGGCACCGGCGGCGGTGCCGATCCCACGGACTTCGCGCTCAACGGCGTCGCGTGCGGTGACCCCGCTCCCCCGGCCACGACCACCGCGACCACACCTATCACCCTGCCGACCACCACGACGTCCACGCCCCCGCCCGCGGGCTGCGCGGACACCGCGTTCTGCGACGACTTCGAGCAGCAGACCGGCGGCACCCCGGGCGGGCGCTGGACCGTCGGCGCGGCGAACTGCCAGGGCACCGGCACGGTGACCGTCGACAGCTCGGTGGCGCACTCGGGGACCCGCTCGGTCAAGGTCACCGGCCAGGGCGGCTACTGCAACCACGCGTTCCTCGGCACCGCCGTGACCGGCTCCGGCGTGCTGTACGGGCGCTTCTGGGTGCGCCACACCACGGCGCTGCCCACCGGGCACGTCGCGTTCCTGGCGATGCGCGACAGCACCGACGGCCGGGACCTGCGGGCCGGCGGGCAGAACCGCGCGCTGCAGTGGAACCGCGAGTCCGACGACGCCACCCTGCCCGCGCAGAGCCCGGCCGGCGTCGCCCAGAGCGTCCCGCTGCCGACCGGGGCCTGGTCGTGCTTCGAGTTCCGGCTCGACGGCGCGGCCGGGCAGCTCCGGACGTGGCTGGGCGGCACCGAGGTGCCTGGGCTCGTCGTCGACGGCGTCCCGACCGCCGACGTCGACCAGCAGTGGCTCGCCCGGTCCTGGCACCCGGCCGTGACCGACCTCCGCCTCGGCTGGGAGAGCTACGCCGGCGACGCCGACACGCTGTGGTTCGACGACGTCGCCGTGGGCGGCTCGCGGATCGGCTGCTGA
- a CDS encoding zinc-binding dehydrogenase, with amino-acid sequence MKYFSLPRPGAGLVSGERDVPEPGPGQVLVRLRGWAVNARDLMIVKGFYPKPVKPDVVPLSDGAGEVVAVGDGVRAWATGDRVAATYFPDWLSGPGTPEKTADDLAGTLDGVLTEYAVFAEDALVGVPAHLDYAEAATLPSAGVTAWRAVVEEGRLVPGQTVLTLGSGGLSTFALQFAALGGAHVVSTSSSDEKLERLRELGAAQTLNHATTPEWGPAVAELTGGGVDHVVDVGGGGTIGQSMLAARYGGHVSVAGVLTHEGGADPILVLVKQLTLRGLTNASRETFQAMNRAIEHSGLRPVIDRRFAFDELEEALKHLESGSHIGKVVLESD; translated from the coding sequence GTGAAGTACTTTTCGCTGCCCCGTCCCGGCGCCGGGCTCGTCTCGGGCGAGCGCGACGTTCCCGAACCCGGTCCCGGGCAGGTCCTGGTCCGGCTGCGCGGGTGGGCGGTCAACGCCCGCGACCTGATGATCGTCAAGGGTTTCTACCCCAAGCCGGTGAAGCCGGACGTCGTGCCGCTGTCCGACGGCGCGGGCGAGGTCGTCGCGGTCGGCGACGGCGTGCGCGCCTGGGCCACCGGCGACCGGGTGGCCGCGACCTACTTCCCGGACTGGCTGTCCGGCCCCGGCACGCCCGAGAAGACGGCGGACGACCTGGCCGGCACCCTCGACGGCGTGCTCACCGAGTACGCCGTCTTCGCCGAGGACGCGCTCGTCGGCGTCCCGGCGCACCTCGACTACGCCGAAGCCGCGACGCTGCCCAGCGCCGGCGTCACGGCGTGGCGCGCGGTCGTCGAGGAAGGCCGGCTCGTGCCGGGCCAGACCGTGCTCACCCTGGGCAGTGGCGGCCTGTCCACGTTCGCGCTGCAGTTCGCCGCGCTCGGCGGCGCCCACGTCGTGTCGACGTCGAGTTCGGACGAGAAGCTCGAGCGGCTCCGCGAGCTGGGCGCCGCGCAGACGCTCAACCACGCGACGACGCCGGAGTGGGGTCCCGCGGTGGCCGAGCTGACCGGCGGCGGTGTCGACCACGTCGTCGACGTCGGCGGGGGCGGCACGATCGGCCAGTCGATGCTCGCGGCGCGCTACGGCGGGCACGTCAGCGTCGCCGGCGTCCTGACCCACGAGGGCGGCGCCGACCCGATCCTCGTGCTGGTCAAGCAGCTGACCCTGCGCGGGCTCACCAACGCCTCCCGCGAGACGTTCCAGGCGATGAACCGGGCGATCGAGCACTCCGGGCTCCGGCCGGTGATCGACCGCCGGTTCGCCTTCGACGAGCTCGAAGAGGCGCTCAAGCACCTCGAGTCCGGCAGCCACATCGGCAAGGTCGTGCTCGAAAGCGACTGA
- the mgrA gene encoding L-glyceraldehyde 3-phosphate reductase — protein sequence MSPFAAAGDRYAEMPYRRAGRSGLKLPAVSLGLWHNFGDDKPLDVQRAVLRRAFDLGVTHFDLANNYGPPPGAAEANFGRHYAADFRPYRDEILVSSKAGYLMWDGPYGEWGSRKNLLASLDQSLARTGLDHFDVFYSHRPDPETPIEETMGALDTAVRSGKALYAGISNYSPEQTEAAIRVLRELGTPLLLHQPSYSILNRWVEDGLLDTLEAHGTGSIAYSPLSQGLLTDRYLDGVPADSRAAGASPFLTRDRLTEETLDKIRALNDVAERRGQTLAQLAIAWVLRRGRVTSALIGASSVAQLENTVAATANLEFTDEELAEIDRIAAR from the coding sequence ATGTCGCCTTTCGCCGCCGCCGGGGACCGGTACGCGGAAATGCCGTACCGGCGGGCCGGGCGCAGCGGGCTGAAGCTGCCCGCCGTGTCGCTCGGCCTCTGGCACAACTTCGGGGACGACAAGCCCCTCGACGTCCAGCGGGCGGTGCTGCGCCGGGCGTTCGACCTCGGCGTGACGCACTTCGACCTGGCCAACAACTACGGCCCGCCGCCCGGCGCGGCCGAGGCGAACTTCGGGCGGCACTACGCGGCCGACTTCCGGCCCTACCGCGACGAAATCCTGGTGTCGTCCAAGGCGGGCTACCTGATGTGGGACGGCCCCTACGGCGAATGGGGCTCGCGCAAGAACCTGCTCGCCAGCCTGGACCAGAGCCTCGCCCGCACCGGACTGGACCACTTCGACGTCTTCTACTCCCACCGCCCGGACCCGGAGACGCCGATCGAGGAGACCATGGGTGCCCTCGACACCGCCGTCCGGTCGGGCAAGGCGCTGTACGCGGGGATCTCCAACTACTCGCCCGAGCAGACCGAGGCCGCCATCCGGGTGCTGCGCGAGCTGGGCACGCCGCTGCTGCTCCACCAGCCGTCGTACTCGATCCTCAACCGGTGGGTCGAGGACGGCCTCCTCGACACCCTCGAAGCGCACGGCACCGGCTCGATCGCCTACTCGCCGCTGAGCCAGGGCCTGCTGACCGACCGCTACCTCGACGGCGTCCCGGCCGACTCGCGGGCGGCGGGCGCGAGCCCGTTCCTGACCCGCGACCGCCTCACCGAGGAGACGCTGGACAAGATCCGCGCGCTGAACGACGTCGCCGAGCGGCGCGGGCAAACGCTGGCCCAGCTCGCCATCGCCTGGGTGCTGCGCCGCGGGCGCGTCACGTCCGCGCTGATCGGCGCGAGCAGCGTCGCGCAGCTGGAGAACACCGTCGCGGCCACCGCGAACCTGGAGTTCACCGACGAGGAGCTGGCCGAGATCGACCGGATCGCCGCCCGGTAG
- a CDS encoding AfsA-related hotdog domain-containing protein gives MTGDPTRAMTSPVAPDDVPGAADTRAREGYTRRDVVVVADRFAQFARGDRVLTVSGLLALLAAGDPGDGPEADGCHWVVHLGQGVDATDHDLLEAAREKSGAAVTFADPAAFRRLPERSVLVHKDRPENVLLAGVHSPSTGHCRAELRIHRDNELVLDHHTGEHVQGIVIVEAMRQICIAQFETAIRPGLATAAYAGVWKRIDLSFQDFLFPLPATVESLIEESDLGRETNLKFRATTAVRQHERTVATAVIEYSMIAQGRIDTLERRKADQATRAYLG, from the coding sequence GTGACGGGCGACCCGACCCGGGCGATGACGTCCCCGGTGGCACCGGACGACGTCCCGGGCGCCGCGGACACCCGGGCGCGCGAGGGCTACACCCGCCGCGACGTGGTGGTGGTCGCCGACCGCTTCGCGCAGTTCGCCCGCGGCGACCGGGTCCTCACCGTCTCCGGGCTGCTGGCGCTGCTCGCCGCCGGAGACCCCGGCGACGGCCCCGAAGCCGACGGCTGCCACTGGGTCGTCCACCTCGGCCAGGGCGTCGACGCGACCGACCACGACCTGCTCGAAGCGGCCCGCGAGAAGAGCGGCGCCGCCGTGACCTTCGCGGACCCGGCGGCGTTCCGGCGCCTCCCGGAACGCTCGGTCCTCGTGCACAAGGACCGCCCCGAGAACGTCCTGCTGGCCGGCGTGCACAGCCCGTCGACCGGGCACTGCCGGGCCGAGCTGCGGATCCACCGGGACAACGAGCTGGTCCTCGACCACCACACCGGCGAGCACGTGCAGGGCATCGTGATCGTCGAGGCGATGCGGCAGATCTGCATCGCCCAGTTCGAGACCGCGATCCGCCCGGGCCTGGCCACGGCCGCGTACGCCGGGGTCTGGAAGCGCATCGACCTGTCCTTCCAGGACTTCCTGTTCCCGCTCCCGGCCACGGTCGAGTCGCTCATCGAAGAGTCCGACCTCGGCCGCGAAACCAACCTGAAGTTCCGCGCCACCACGGCGGTGCGCCAGCACGAGCGCACCGTGGCCACCGCCGTCATCGAGTACTCGATGATCGCGCAGGGGCGCATCGACACCCTGGAACGCCGCAAGGCCGACCAGGCCACCCGCGCCTACCTCGGCTGA
- a CDS encoding cellulose binding domain-containing protein gives MRRLLSPSAPRARRLLAAALALLLPTAVAITAGAPAAPAAPASYTWRNAEIGGGGFVPGIVFNQTEPGLVYARTDIGGAYRWNPTTGRWLPLLDSVGWTDWGHNGVVSLATDAVDPNRVYVAAGMYTNSWDPNNGAILRSADRGATWQAAALPFKLGGNMPGRGMGERLAIDPNRDSVLYLGAPSGNGLWRSTDSGVTWAKVTAFPNPGNYAPDPSDPSGYSSDNEGVTWVTFDPTTGTRGSTTQTIYVGVADKQNTVYRSTDGGTTWARLAGQPTGYLAHKGVLDPVGGYLYLTTSDTGGPYDGAKGDVWKYATKTGAWTRISPIPSDSADDYFGYSGLTIDRQHPNTLMVATQVSWWPDVIFFRSTDGGATWTRIWDFSSYPDRTLRYTQDISSVPWLTFGVQAAPPVPSPKLGWMTESAEIDPFDSNHFLYGTGATIYGSSDLTKWDSGGKITLKPVVGGLEETAVLDLISPPSGAPLLSGLGDIGGFRHDSLDTVPATMYTQPVFTTTTSLDYAELSPATIVRAGTLDRSARPNDNRIAFSTDGGKNWFQGAEPSGGASGGTVAAAADGSRFVWSPDGTPVSYSVGFGSSWTASAGIPAGAVVESDRVDPKRFYGFAAGKFYVSTDGGATFTATAATGLPTGSAHFKAMPGVAGDLWLAGGSGTAYGLWHSTDSGASFTKLSGVTEADNIGFGKAASGRTYATLYTIAKIGGVRGIFRSDDAGASWTRINDDLHQYGNIGAAITGDPRVYGRVYVGTNGRGVIVGDSGGTEPPPTTTTTSAPPTTTTTTTPPPSGFCTAAYTVTNQWQGGFQASVKVGNTGTAAVSGWTVAWTFADGQRVTQAWNATVTQTGAAVSAVDAGWNKTIPAGGSAEFGFTGSAGTANTRPAAISLNGRPCTTS, from the coding sequence GTGAGACGACTGCTTTCCCCCAGCGCACCAAGGGCTCGCCGGCTCCTCGCGGCCGCGCTCGCCCTCCTCCTGCCCACCGCCGTCGCGATCACCGCCGGCGCGCCGGCCGCCCCCGCGGCGCCGGCGTCCTACACCTGGCGCAACGCGGAGATCGGCGGCGGCGGGTTCGTCCCCGGCATCGTCTTCAACCAGACCGAACCCGGGCTCGTCTACGCCCGCACCGACATCGGTGGCGCGTACCGGTGGAACCCCACGACCGGCCGCTGGCTGCCGCTGCTCGACTCGGTCGGCTGGACCGACTGGGGCCACAACGGCGTCGTCAGCCTCGCCACCGACGCCGTCGACCCGAACCGCGTGTACGTCGCCGCGGGCATGTACACCAACAGCTGGGACCCGAACAACGGCGCGATCCTGCGTTCGGCCGACCGCGGCGCCACGTGGCAGGCGGCCGCGCTGCCGTTCAAGCTCGGCGGCAACATGCCCGGGCGCGGCATGGGCGAGCGGCTCGCGATCGACCCGAACCGCGACAGCGTCCTGTACCTCGGCGCGCCCAGCGGCAACGGGCTCTGGCGCAGCACCGACTCCGGCGTCACGTGGGCGAAGGTGACCGCGTTCCCGAACCCCGGCAACTACGCGCCCGACCCGAGCGACCCGTCGGGCTACTCCAGCGACAACGAAGGCGTCACGTGGGTGACGTTCGACCCCACGACCGGCACGCGGGGCAGCACCACGCAGACGATCTACGTCGGCGTCGCGGACAAGCAGAACACCGTCTACCGCAGCACCGACGGCGGCACGACGTGGGCGCGGCTGGCCGGCCAGCCCACCGGGTACCTGGCGCACAAGGGTGTCCTCGACCCGGTCGGTGGCTACCTCTACCTCACGACCAGCGACACCGGCGGCCCCTACGACGGCGCGAAGGGCGACGTCTGGAAGTACGCCACGAAGACCGGCGCCTGGACGCGGATCAGCCCCATCCCGTCCGACAGCGCGGACGACTACTTCGGCTACAGCGGCCTGACGATCGACCGGCAGCACCCGAACACGCTCATGGTCGCCACGCAGGTGTCGTGGTGGCCGGACGTGATCTTCTTCCGCAGCACCGACGGCGGCGCCACCTGGACGCGGATCTGGGACTTCTCGAGTTATCCCGACCGGACACTGCGCTACACCCAGGACATCTCTTCGGTGCCGTGGCTGACCTTCGGCGTCCAGGCCGCTCCCCCGGTGCCGTCGCCGAAGCTCGGCTGGATGACCGAGTCCGCGGAGATCGACCCCTTCGACTCGAACCACTTCCTCTACGGCACCGGCGCGACGATCTACGGGTCGTCCGACCTCACGAAGTGGGACAGCGGCGGGAAGATCACGCTCAAGCCGGTCGTCGGCGGCCTCGAAGAGACCGCCGTGCTCGACCTGATCAGCCCGCCCTCGGGCGCTCCCCTGCTCTCCGGCCTCGGCGACATCGGCGGGTTCCGGCACGACAGCCTCGACACCGTCCCGGCCACCATGTACACCCAGCCGGTCTTCACCACGACCACCAGCCTGGACTACGCGGAGCTGAGCCCGGCGACGATCGTCCGGGCCGGCACGCTCGACCGGAGCGCCCGGCCCAACGACAACCGGATCGCGTTTTCCACCGACGGCGGCAAAAACTGGTTCCAGGGCGCGGAGCCGTCCGGCGGCGCGAGCGGCGGCACGGTCGCCGCGGCCGCCGACGGCAGCCGGTTCGTGTGGAGCCCGGACGGCACCCCGGTGAGCTATTCGGTGGGCTTCGGCTCGTCCTGGACGGCGTCCGCGGGCATCCCGGCCGGCGCGGTGGTCGAGTCCGACCGCGTCGACCCCAAGCGGTTCTACGGCTTCGCGGCCGGGAAGTTCTACGTCAGCACCGACGGCGGTGCGACCTTCACCGCGACCGCGGCCACCGGCCTGCCCACCGGCTCCGCGCACTTCAAGGCGATGCCCGGGGTGGCGGGCGACCTGTGGCTCGCCGGCGGGTCGGGGACGGCGTACGGCCTCTGGCATTCGACCGACTCCGGAGCGTCCTTCACGAAGCTGTCCGGGGTCACCGAGGCCGACAACATCGGGTTCGGCAAAGCCGCCAGCGGCCGGACGTATGCGACGTTATACACGATCGCGAAGATCGGCGGGGTGCGCGGGATCTTCCGGTCGGACGACGCGGGCGCATCCTGGACGCGGATCAACGACGACCTGCACCAGTACGGCAACATCGGGGCGGCGATCACCGGGGATCCGCGGGTGTACGGCCGGGTCTACGTGGGCACGAACGGGCGCGGCGTGATCGTGGGCGACTCCGGGGGCACCGAGCCCCCGCCGACGACGACCACCACGTCCGCCCCGCCCACGACAACGACGACGACCACGCCGCCGCCGTCAGGATTCTGCACGGCGGCCTACACGGTCACGAACCAGTGGCAGGGCGGGTTCCAGGCCTCGGTGAAGGTGGGGAACACCGGCACCGCCGCGGTGAGCGGCTGGACGGTGGCGTGGACGTTCGCGGACGGCCAGCGGGTGACGCAGGCGTGGAACGCGACGGTCACCCAGACCGGCGCGGCGGTGTCGGCGGTGGACGCGGGCTGGAACAAGACGATCCCCGCGGGCGGCAGCGCCGAGTTCGGCTTCACCGGCAGCGCCGGCACGGCCAACACCAGGCCCGCCGCGATCTCGCTCAACGGCCGGCCCTGCACCACGTCCTGA
- a CDS encoding carboxymuconolactone decarboxylase family protein — MSEEPDRSASFAQGLKLIQQLGGADRPAVLDLFESIGEAEFGERCVGFIYGDVYHRPGLELPERQLTTVAALTALGYAGSQLQFHAKAALNVGCTRRQLVEAVIHVSSFAGFPATLNALTALKAAFEGLPEDEPAPEPAEVAWAGIEDRYERGLAAMKAVDGEAGEQVAVALADIAPDLATYIIEFTFGEVYTRPGLSLRHRELVTIAACVALGTALPQLKVHLHGLLNVGGTEKEAVETILHLAFYCGFPAALNAIGAAREVFAQR; from the coding sequence ATGTCCGAAGAGCCGGACCGTTCGGCGTCCTTCGCCCAGGGCCTGAAACTCATCCAGCAGCTCGGCGGGGCAGACCGGCCGGCCGTGCTGGACCTGTTCGAGAGCATCGGCGAGGCCGAGTTCGGCGAGCGGTGCGTCGGGTTCATCTACGGCGACGTCTACCACCGGCCCGGGCTCGAGCTCCCGGAGCGGCAGCTGACGACCGTGGCCGCGCTCACCGCGCTCGGGTACGCGGGCTCGCAGCTGCAGTTCCACGCCAAGGCCGCGCTCAACGTCGGCTGCACCCGCCGCCAGCTGGTCGAGGCGGTCATCCACGTCAGCTCGTTCGCCGGGTTCCCCGCCACGCTCAACGCGCTCACGGCGCTCAAGGCGGCGTTCGAGGGCCTCCCCGAGGACGAGCCGGCGCCCGAGCCCGCCGAAGTGGCGTGGGCGGGCATCGAAGACCGCTACGAGCGCGGCCTGGCCGCGATGAAGGCGGTCGACGGCGAGGCAGGGGAGCAGGTCGCCGTCGCACTGGCGGACATCGCGCCCGACCTGGCCACCTACATCATCGAGTTCACCTTCGGCGAGGTCTACACCCGGCCGGGGCTGAGCCTGCGCCACCGCGAGCTCGTCACGATCGCCGCGTGCGTCGCGCTCGGCACGGCGCTGCCGCAGCTGAAGGTGCACCTCCACGGGCTGCTCAACGTCGGCGGCACCGAGAAGGAGGCCGTGGAGACCATCCTGCACCTGGCGTTCTACTGCGGGTTCCCGGCCGCGCTCAACGCGATCGGCGCCGCGCGGGAAGTGTTCGCGCAGCGGTGA
- a CDS encoding HAD family hydrolase yields MSGLAKLRVVALDCDGVLIDDTYLAMIARFVTGHGGVYDAAAERDVIGLRDIVVAEKVTALCGLDQPAEETLKQLWAARQEYLAEHPIRVAEGARECLEALSKLPVRLVCYGGRTREHTFDRYLGDFVDLLDPEVPYVSINEHRPGVAHITRTVLGAGFDEIVFVDDVSRVAQDARAHGAGFIGFPSSPAHARQRDFMAGHGVRHFAASLAELTPELLEIVDAELATSTHWLR; encoded by the coding sequence GTGAGCGGCCTGGCGAAGCTGCGCGTCGTCGCGCTCGACTGCGACGGCGTGCTCATCGACGACACCTACCTGGCCATGATCGCCCGGTTCGTCACCGGCCACGGCGGGGTCTACGACGCCGCGGCCGAGCGGGACGTGATCGGGTTGCGCGACATCGTCGTCGCGGAAAAGGTCACCGCGCTCTGCGGCCTCGACCAGCCGGCCGAAGAGACGCTCAAGCAGCTGTGGGCGGCGCGGCAGGAGTACCTGGCCGAGCACCCGATCCGCGTCGCCGAAGGGGCGCGGGAGTGCCTGGAAGCGCTCTCGAAGCTCCCGGTGCGGCTGGTCTGCTACGGCGGGCGGACCCGCGAGCACACCTTCGACCGGTACCTCGGTGACTTCGTGGACCTGCTCGACCCCGAGGTGCCGTACGTGAGCATCAACGAGCACCGCCCCGGCGTCGCCCACATCACCCGGACCGTGCTCGGCGCCGGCTTCGACGAGATCGTGTTCGTCGACGACGTCAGCCGGGTGGCCCAGGACGCCCGCGCGCACGGCGCCGGGTTCATCGGGTTCCCGTCGAGCCCCGCCCACGCGCGGCAGCGGGACTTCATGGCCGGCCACGGCGTCCGCCACTTCGCGGCGTCGCTCGCCGAATTGACCCCGGAACTCCTGGAGATCGTCGACGCGGAGCTCGCGACTTCGACACACTGGCTTCGTTGA
- a CDS encoding sugar porter family MFS transporter yields the protein MTQTAPARHISRTTLYFFGALGGILFGYDLGVISGVLPFIGKLWALTSWDKGVITASLSVGAIIGALFSSRTNEALGRRRTIMVAAAIVIVGTLAATFSPTFTLLVLSRLVIGLGIGLSSSTVPTYLSELAPARLRGAMGALNQIFIVSGILIAFLVSYWLGPVSAWRWMFAGAIVPAAILLVGLAFLPETPRWLVKNGREEEARRVLASAHGNSVNLDEEISTIRDVIRMDTEEKPRFRDLFTGWVRPMLFVALLLAVGQQFSGVNAINAYFPTMLIGLGFATQAALLSGVLLGVTKFLFTAWVVFVVDRWGRKPLLLIGNVIMVLTLAAAGLIVLNVHDTGLRGILMLVMMVLYLVGYELGWGAVVWVMMSEVFPLKVRATGMSVSSVVLWAATGIVSAVFPIISDPKSLGIGGSMFLFAGINVVLFVLTKWLVPETKGRTLEQIELDLRARQGMSVKS from the coding sequence ATGACGCAGACAGCCCCGGCGCGGCACATCAGCCGGACCACCTTGTACTTCTTCGGTGCGCTCGGCGGCATCCTCTTCGGCTACGACCTCGGCGTGATCTCCGGGGTGCTCCCGTTCATCGGGAAACTGTGGGCGCTGACCAGCTGGGACAAGGGCGTGATCACTGCCAGCCTGTCGGTCGGTGCCATCATCGGCGCGCTGTTCTCCAGCCGCACCAACGAAGCGCTCGGCCGGCGCCGCACGATCATGGTCGCGGCGGCGATCGTCATCGTGGGCACCCTGGCGGCGACGTTCTCGCCGACGTTCACGCTGCTGGTGCTTTCCCGGCTGGTGATCGGGCTGGGCATCGGGCTTTCTTCGTCGACGGTGCCGACGTACCTGTCCGAACTGGCGCCGGCCCGGCTGCGCGGCGCGATGGGCGCGCTGAACCAGATCTTCATCGTCAGCGGCATCCTGATCGCGTTCCTGGTGAGCTACTGGCTCGGCCCGGTTTCGGCGTGGCGCTGGATGTTCGCCGGCGCGATCGTGCCCGCGGCGATCCTGCTCGTCGGGCTGGCGTTCCTGCCCGAGACCCCGCGCTGGCTGGTGAAGAACGGCCGCGAGGAGGAGGCCCGGCGGGTGCTGGCCAGCGCCCACGGCAACTCGGTGAACCTCGACGAGGAGATCTCGACCATCCGCGACGTCATCCGGATGGACACCGAAGAGAAGCCGCGCTTCCGCGACCTGTTCACCGGCTGGGTGCGGCCGATGCTGTTCGTGGCCCTGCTGCTCGCGGTGGGCCAGCAGTTCAGCGGCGTCAACGCGATCAACGCCTACTTCCCGACCATGCTCATCGGGCTCGGCTTCGCCACGCAGGCCGCGCTGCTGTCCGGCGTGCTGCTCGGCGTCACGAAGTTCCTGTTCACCGCGTGGGTCGTGTTCGTGGTGGACCGCTGGGGCCGCAAGCCGCTGCTGCTCATCGGCAACGTGATCATGGTGCTGACGCTCGCCGCGGCGGGGCTGATCGTGCTCAACGTCCACGACACCGGCCTGCGCGGCATCCTGATGCTGGTGATGATGGTGCTCTACCTGGTCGGCTACGAACTCGGCTGGGGCGCGGTCGTCTGGGTGATGATGTCCGAGGTCTTCCCGCTCAAGGTCCGCGCGACGGGCATGAGCGTGAGCAGCGTGGTCCTCTGGGCGGCGACGGGCATCGTGAGCGCGGTGTTCCCGATCATCTCCGACCCGAAGTCCCTCGGCATCGGCGGCTCGATGTTCCTGTTCGCGGGTATCAACGTGGTGCTGTTCGTGCTCACGAAGTGGCTGGTCCCGGAGACGAAGGGCCGCACGCTGGAGCAGATCGAGCTCGACCTGCGCGCTCGTCAGGGCATGAGCGTCAAGAGCTGA
- a CDS encoding AGE family epimerase/isomerase, producing MESPSPVPAWVRAEPLRLLGFAARAAHPGGGFAWLDDAGRPVLDRPVETWITCRMTHVFALAQLQGEAAEAQVAHGVEALTGLLRDPGHGGWYATTTLSEKRAYEHAFVVLAASSAAAAGADGAEDLLAEALDVVERRFWEPGPGRVADVWDRGWTHLEDYRGANANMHTVEAFLAAADVTGDRVWATRALSIVDHLVHGEARAHGWLLPEHYDPAWRVRLEFNRDEPAHPFRPFGATIGHLFEWARLAVHLKCALGAEAPDWLVPDAAALFETATRTGWAVDGRPGFVYTTDFAGTPVVRTRLHWVVAEAIAAAWTLHQETGEPAYLERFREWCAHAEACFADRELGSWHHELDPENRPAATVWAGKPDIYHAYQATLLPALPPAASFAGALAPRR from the coding sequence GTGGAAAGTCCGTCTCCGGTCCCCGCCTGGGTGCGGGCCGAACCCCTCCGGCTGCTCGGCTTCGCCGCGCGGGCAGCGCACCCCGGCGGCGGGTTCGCCTGGCTTGACGACGCCGGCCGGCCGGTGCTCGACCGGCCCGTCGAAACCTGGATCACCTGCCGGATGACGCACGTCTTCGCGCTGGCGCAACTGCAGGGCGAAGCGGCCGAAGCGCAGGTCGCGCACGGCGTCGAGGCCCTGACCGGTCTGCTCCGCGACCCCGGCCACGGCGGCTGGTACGCGACGACAACGTTGTCAGAGAAGCGTGCCTACGAGCACGCCTTCGTCGTCCTGGCCGCGTCGAGCGCGGCGGCCGCCGGAGCCGACGGCGCGGAAGACCTGCTGGCCGAAGCGCTCGACGTCGTCGAACGCCGCTTCTGGGAGCCGGGGCCGGGGCGCGTCGCCGACGTCTGGGACCGCGGCTGGACGCACCTGGAGGACTACCGCGGGGCCAACGCGAACATGCACACCGTCGAGGCGTTCCTGGCCGCCGCCGACGTCACCGGCGACCGGGTCTGGGCCACCCGGGCGCTGTCCATTGTGGACCACCTGGTGCACGGCGAAGCCCGCGCGCACGGCTGGCTGCTTCCCGAGCACTACGACCCGGCCTGGCGGGTGCGCCTGGAGTTCAACCGGGACGAGCCCGCGCACCCCTTCCGCCCGTTCGGCGCGACGATCGGGCACCTCTTCGAGTGGGCGCGCCTGGCCGTGCACCTCAAGTGTGCGCTCGGCGCCGAAGCGCCGGACTGGCTCGTCCCCGACGCGGCGGCGCTGTTCGAGACCGCGACCCGGACCGGCTGGGCCGTCGACGGGCGCCCGGGATTCGTCTACACCACCGACTTCGCCGGGACGCCGGTCGTGCGCACGCGGCTGCACTGGGTCGTCGCGGAGGCGATCGCCGCCGCGTGGACGCTGCACCAGGAAACCGGCGAGCCGGCGTACCTCGAGCGGTTCCGCGAGTGGTGCGCCCACGCCGAAGCCTGCTTCGCCGATCGGGAACTCGGCTCGTGGCACCACGAACTCGACCCGGAGAACCGCCCGGCCGCGACGGTGTGGGCGGGCAAGCCGGACATCTACCACGCCTACCAGGCGACGCTGCTGCCCGCGCTGCCGCCGGCCGCGTCGTTCGCCGGCGCGCTCGCCCCGCGTCGTTAG